A segment of the Candidatus Neomarinimicrobiota bacterium genome:
GCCATAACCTAAGAACTTCACTTCTCCAACCTCTCCAACACAATGAACTTGTAGCCGAAATCTGACTTGAGTTTTCGACCGATCTTTTCAGCTTCTCCCCTGGTTTCAAATCTCACAACCTGAACGGCCTGAAGTTTCTTACCACTCACAGTGATGGGCCACAAATCTACGGTGTAACCTTGCTGCTCCAATAGCATCTTCTGACGCATGGCGTTTTGGACGGAACCGTAGGCCCCAACCTGAATGATGAATGGTCGCGGCACAGACTGTTCTGTTGCAGACTTTACCTGGCGCCCCGGTGCCGTTCTCGTCTTCGCAACCGATGGCGGTTTTGGTCTTGGAGCGCTCGCCACCGCCGCCATAGACGGTTGCTTCATCCCTTCAGTCAGAGAAGATGCCGCCGCCGACTCCAGTGGCCGGACGGACAGCGGTCCTTTGCCCTCAAGATTGTAGTTGAAATCGAGAGAAGGAAATTGACGCGAATATCGCCGTATGTAGATCTTTGCGCTGTCATTTTCCCCGATAGCAAGCAGAGAGTTGATCTGCAGGTCTACGGCACGTTGAACATGCGCTGATTTTGGAAAGATCTTGGGCAACTTCGCCAGTTCTCGGCTGGCCTGTGTATAGAGTCCCCGGGCAAACAGATATTCACCCACCTTAATCATGGCGTCGTCCACGTACGGACTGTCAGGGAAGTTTTGGATCAGCTTCTTGTAGGCGATGACGGCCTCCTCGGCTCGCTCTTGTGTAACAGCATCCAGATACGCCACGCCGGCACTGTTGGGATACTGCTCCCACAGTCGTGGCAGTTCGCCGCGCACTCGCTCCAGATCACCCGCCTCGACACTGCGGAACAGAGCAGTAAGATCCTGAGCTGCAATCGGAGTCGCTAGCGTAAGTGCAACAATTAAAACTACAGCTTTTCGCATGGTGGCAAACTCGTCAAGACGATCGGACAGGAGTGCTCTTCCCATCATGAATCAGATCGACAATCTCATCGATCTCTGCCGCCAATTGATCCTTTTGTATCTCGCGCAGAGCAAGCTTCATTTTGGCGAGACGGGCACGGATAGACCTGTTATTCCTTAAGAGGACCTCATCAACGAGAGTCAACGCCTGGTCATACTCTCCCCTGGCAGCCATTACATTTACAAGACCTGAGACAGCATCCGTATTGCCGCCGTCCGCTGACATTAGCTTGCGGTAGAATTCTTCAACGTCGCTAAATCTCCCCAATTCAAACAGAGCCTTCTCCAACCGGACGTAAATTTGCTTTCCCGACCCGGCAGATTTTTCGGCGAATTTCATCCAGTGTTCCACCGCTTTTTCAAGATCTTTTTCCCTCTGAAAAATATTCCCTAGATAGAGGTGAGGATCGGCAAACTGCTCATCAGTCTTCACAGCCTTCAGATAGCAATTTTTTGCCTGCTCAATTTCGCCTCGATCTTCATTCTCTCTACCTTGCATCATAATGTAGCGGGCGTGGTTCCGTAAATCCGGCTCACCCGTAATTCGCTCGAGTTTCTTAAGATATAGCGATGCATCCTGCCAGCGCTTCCGGCGTTCACAGATCTTGACGAGAAACTTAG
Coding sequences within it:
- a CDS encoding SPOR domain-containing protein, which produces MMGRALLSDRLDEFATMRKAVVLIVALTLATPIAAQDLTALFRSVEAGDLERVRGELPRLWEQYPNSAGVAYLDAVTQERAEEAVIAYKKLIQNFPDSPYVDDAMIKVGEYLFARGLYTQASRELAKLPKIFPKSAHVQRAVDLQINSLLAIGENDSAKIYIRRYSRQFPSLDFNYNLEGKGPLSVRPLESAAASSLTEGMKQPSMAAVASAPRPKPPSVAKTRTAPGRQVKSATEQSVPRPFIIQVGAYGSVQNAMRQKMLLEQQGYTVDLWPITVSGKKLQAVQVVRFETRGEAEKIGRKLKSDFGYKFIVLERLEK
- a CDS encoding tetratricopeptide repeat protein, with the protein product VKIHQSLIFRRNLRTEVKIEIYRSLANDYFQMNQFPRAEENAKRILRLDRKNEWAAKFLVKICERRKRWQDASLYLKKLERITGEPDLRNHARYIMMQGRENEDRGEIEQAKNCYLKAVKTDEQFADPHLYLGNIFQREKDLEKAVEHWMKFAEKSAGSGKQIYVRLEKALFELGRFSDVEEFYRKLMSADGGNTDAVSGLVNVMAARGEYDQALTLVDEVLLRNNRSIRARLAKMKLALREIQKDQLAAEIDEIVDLIHDGKSTPVRSS